The Gemmatimonadota bacterium DNA window CGAGCTGGGTGATGAAGCCGAGGGCGAAGCAGCCGACGACATTCACGACCAGGGTGCCGAGAGGGAAGGTCCCGCCGGTGCGGAGCTGTACGGCGTCCGTCAGCAGGAAGCGCGCGACGCCGCCCGCGGCGCTGCCGAGCGCCACGGCGAGGATCAACTCACTCGGCCGCGACACGCTCGTCCGCCCGCTTCTTCTTGTCCATCTGCACTCGCAATTGCCCGCAGGCGGCGTCGATGTCGAGCCCACGCGAGCGGCGCACCACCGCCTCGATCCCGTTGTCGACCAGGAAGTCGCGGAACTCGCGGATGCGGGCCGGCGCCGTCGGTACCAGGCCAGGCGCCCCGCCGGGGTGCAGCGGCAAGAGGTTGACGTGTGCGCCGAGCTTTCGTGCGTGCTTCGCGAGCACGGCGGCGTCGTCGTCACGATCGTTGACGCCGGCGATCAGCACGTACTCGAAGGTGATCCGCTTGTGGAAGGTCTCCGCCACCTCGAGCACCTCCTTCAGCGGGTACTTCTTCTCGACCGGCATGATGCCGATGCGATCCGTGCCGCGTGGCGAGTGCATCGAGATTGCGAGCCGGAACTGCTCCGGCCGCGCCGCGAGCGCCTTCATGCCGGGCACGATTCCCACCGTGGAGACGGTGATGTGGCGCGCCCCGATGCCGAAGCCCTCCGGTGAGTTGAGGATCGTCAACGTGGCGTCGACGGCCGGCCAGTTCACCAGCGGCTCTCCCATCCCCATGAAGACGATGTTGGTCGGCTTCTCCTCGACGTTCGCCAGGACGATCTCGCGGACCTGTCCGGCAATCTCCCAGGTCTTCAGATTGCGGCGCAGCCCCATGGTCCCGGTCGCGCAGAAGGTGCAGCCCAACGCACACCCCGCCTGCGAGGAGATGCAGAGGGTCCGCCGCCCGGCGCTCGGGATGAGCACCGATTCGATCTTCTCGCCATCGGGCAGCGTCCAGAGGTACTTCCGCGTGCCGTCCTGCGACTGCTGCACCACCTCGGCCACGAGCCTCGGCAGGGGGAACGCCGTGGTCAGCCGCTCCCGAAGCGCCTTGGGGAGTTCCGTGGCCTCGGCCCACGTCGCGACGGGATCGACCCAGAGCCGGCGGTGGATCTGGGCGGCGCGATAGGTCGGCAGCCCCTCAGCGGCCACCCAACCGCGCAGCCGTCCGGCCGCGGCATCGGGGGGGAGATCCAGCAGGGTCGGCTCAGTCGTCATGGGGCGGAAAGCTAAGCCGTTGCGCCACTTGCGGCGAGTCACGGGGTGGTCACCTCGCTTTCGTGCCCCTGTGGGCGGCGTTAGTTTGCGAGGATGCTCACCACCTCCCTCCGCACCCATCGCGCCGGCGGCCTGACCCGCGCCGATGTCGGGACCGTTGTCCGCCTCGGCGGCTGGATTCATCGCCGGCGCGACCTCGGCGGCATCGTCTTCCTCGACCTCCGCGACATCGACGGGTTGGTCCAACTCTCCTGTGACCCGACCTGGACGCCGCCCGAGGTGCTCGCGCTGGCGGCCGGGCTGGGGGCCGAGACGGTCGTGCTGGTCGAGGGAACGGTGGCGGCTCGCCGCGACGCGGCGCGCGATGGGGCGACGGGCTCCACCGATGTCGAGGTCCAGGTGCTCGGGCTTCGCGTGGTCGGCCCGGCGATGACGCCGGCGATTCCGGTGGCGCGCCGAGAGGGCGAGGAGCTCGCCTCCGAGGAGCTGCGCATGCAGCACCGCGTGCTCGACCTGCGGCGGCCAGAGCTGCAGGCCAACATCATCATGCGTCACCGCCTGCTGCAGCGCGCCCGACAGACCATGAGTGGGCTCGGTTTCCTCGAAATCGAGACGCCGATCCTCACCAAGCCGACCCCGGAAGGGGCACGCGACTTTCTGGTGCCGAGCCGGATCTATCCGGGCGAGTTCTACGCGCTGCCGCAGTCGCCGCAGATCTACAAGCAGTTGCTGATGGTGGCCGGCTTCGACCGCTACTTCCAGATCGCACGCTGTTTCCGTGACGAGGACCTTCGCGCCGACCGTCAGCTCGAGTTCACCCAGATCGACCTCGAGGCCTCGTTCGTCACGCAGGAGGACATCCTCCCGGTGATCGAGGCGGTGCTCCACGATCTCTGGGCCGAAGCCGGGCAGCCGGTGCGGATTCCGTTCGGACGGCTGACGTATCGTGAGGCGATGGAACGCTTCGGGATCGACAAGCCCGATCTCCGGTACGGCTTCGAGATTGTCGATATCACGGCACATGTCGGCGCGGATGCCGCATCGTTCGTACACGATGCCATCACCGCCGGTGGTCGCCTCCGCGGGATCCACGCA harbors:
- the rlmN gene encoding 23S rRNA (adenine(2503)-C(2))-methyltransferase RlmN, producing the protein MTTEPTLLDLPPDAAAGRLRGWVAAEGLPTYRAAQIHRRLWVDPVATWAEATELPKALRERLTTAFPLPRLVAEVVQQSQDGTRKYLWTLPDGEKIESVLIPSAGRRTLCISSQAGCALGCTFCATGTMGLRRNLKTWEIAGQVREIVLANVEEKPTNIVFMGMGEPLVNWPAVDATLTILNSPEGFGIGARHITVSTVGIVPGMKALAARPEQFRLAISMHSPRGTDRIGIMPVEKKYPLKEVLEVAETFHKRITFEYVLIAGVNDRDDDAAVLAKHARKLGAHVNLLPLHPGGAPGLVPTAPARIREFRDFLVDNGIEAVVRRSRGLDIDAACGQLRVQMDKKKRADERVAAE
- the aspS gene encoding aspartate--tRNA ligase, which gives rise to MLTTSLRTHRAGGLTRADVGTVVRLGGWIHRRRDLGGIVFLDLRDIDGLVQLSCDPTWTPPEVLALAAGLGAETVVLVEGTVAARRDAARDGATGSTDVEVQVLGLRVVGPAMTPAIPVARREGEELASEELRMQHRVLDLRRPELQANIIMRHRLLQRARQTMSGLGFLEIETPILTKPTPEGARDFLVPSRIYPGEFYALPQSPQIYKQLLMVAGFDRYFQIARCFRDEDLRADRQLEFTQIDLEASFVTQEDILPVIEAVLHDLWAEAGQPVRIPFGRLTYREAMERFGIDKPDLRYGFEIVDITAHVGADAASFVHDAITAGGRLRGIHAPGAATASRKEIDAMADAAKSAGAGGLLWAKRTEAGWEGQGVKAFGTTCLDALPAAAGDLVLAVVGRDGITSPALHNVRTALTKRPGVDPLMAHAFTWVVDFPLFEQDHATGEWVFTHHPFTSPHPDDLAYVESDPSRCRALHYDAVYNGNELGSGSIRITDPALQATVFRFLGIPADEQRRRFGFLLDALASGAPPHGGFALGFDRIAMLLAGAPSLRDVIAFPKTANARAMFEGAPTPIATRDLAALHLATLPEERS